In a single window of the Populus alba chromosome 16, ASM523922v2, whole genome shotgun sequence genome:
- the LOC118051891 gene encoding target of rapamycin complex subunit LST8 isoform X2, whose product MTQPSVILATASYDHTIRFWEAKSGRCYRTIQYPDSQVNRLEITPDKRYLAAAGNPHIKLFDVNSNSPHPVMSYDSHTANVMAVGFQCDGNWMYSGSEDGTVKIWDLRAPGCQREYESRAAVNTVVLHPNQVPEVDTAVRSLTVMWDGSLVVAANNHGTCYVWRLLRGNQTMTNFEPLHKLQAHNKYILKCLLSPEFCDPHRYLATASADHTVKIWNVDGFTLEKTLIGHQRWVWDCVFSVDGAYLITASSDATARLWSMSSGEDIRVYQGHHKATVCCALHDGAEPSSC is encoded by the exons atGACACAGCCATCAGTAATACTTGCCACTGCTAGTTACGATCACACTATCAGATTTTGGGAGGCAAAAAGTGGCCGCTGTTACCGTACAATCCAATACCCCGATTCG CAAGTTAATAGGCTTGAGATAACCCCTGATAAGAGATACTTGGCTGCAGCCGGGAATCCACACATTAAGCTGTTTGATGTCAACTCAAATAGTCCTCATCCG GTAATGAGCTATGACTCGCATACGGCAAATGTTATGGCTGTGGGGTTTCAGTGTGATGGAAACTGGATGTACTCAGGGTCTGAGGATGGAACAGTGAAAATTTGGGATTTGAG GGCTCCTGGTTGTCAAAGGGAATATGAAAGTCGTGCGGCTGTCAACACTGTGGTGTTGCACCCAAACCAG GTACCCGAGGTGGATACAGCTGTAAGGTCTCTAACAGTTATGTGGGATGGAAGCTTGGTAGTTGCTGCAAATAACCATGGAACATGTTATGTTTGGCGCTTGTTGCGAGGGAACCAG ACGATGACCAACTTTGAGCCACTTCATAAGCTACAAGCACATAATAAATACATTCTCAAATGTCTTCTCTCACCTGAATTTTGTGATCCACACAG ATATCTGGCCACTGCATCAGCCGATCACACTGTAAAGATATGGAATGTTGATGGTTTTACTTTAGAGAAAACTTTGATAG GTCACCAACGCTGGGTGTGGGACTGTGTTTTCTCTGTAGATGGTGCATACCTTATAACAG CTTCTTCTGATGCGACAGCTAGACTCTGGTCCATGTCATCCGGTGAAGACATCAGGGTGTATCAAGGGCATCACAAGGCGACTGTTTGCTGTGCACTTCATGATGGAGCAGAACCCTCTTCATGTTGA
- the LOC118051891 gene encoding target of rapamycin complex subunit LST8 isoform X1, with translation MTQPSVILATASYDHTIRFWEAKSGRCYRTIQYPDSQVNRLEITPDKRYLAAAGNPHIKLFDVNSNSPHPVMSYDSHTANVMAVGFQCDGNWMYSGSEDGTVKIWDLRAPGCQREYESRAAVNTVVLHPNQTELISGDQNGNIRVWDLTANSCSCELVPEVDTAVRSLTVMWDGSLVVAANNHGTCYVWRLLRGNQTMTNFEPLHKLQAHNKYILKCLLSPEFCDPHRYLATASADHTVKIWNVDGFTLEKTLIGHQRWVWDCVFSVDGAYLITASSDATARLWSMSSGEDIRVYQGHHKATVCCALHDGAEPSSC, from the exons atGACACAGCCATCAGTAATACTTGCCACTGCTAGTTACGATCACACTATCAGATTTTGGGAGGCAAAAAGTGGCCGCTGTTACCGTACAATCCAATACCCCGATTCG CAAGTTAATAGGCTTGAGATAACCCCTGATAAGAGATACTTGGCTGCAGCCGGGAATCCACACATTAAGCTGTTTGATGTCAACTCAAATAGTCCTCATCCG GTAATGAGCTATGACTCGCATACGGCAAATGTTATGGCTGTGGGGTTTCAGTGTGATGGAAACTGGATGTACTCAGGGTCTGAGGATGGAACAGTGAAAATTTGGGATTTGAG GGCTCCTGGTTGTCAAAGGGAATATGAAAGTCGTGCGGCTGTCAACACTGTGGTGTTGCACCCAAACCAG ACAGAGCTGATATCTGGAGACCAAAATGGGAACATTCGAGTATGGGATTTGACTGCAAATTCGTGCAGTTGTGAATTG GTACCCGAGGTGGATACAGCTGTAAGGTCTCTAACAGTTATGTGGGATGGAAGCTTGGTAGTTGCTGCAAATAACCATGGAACATGTTATGTTTGGCGCTTGTTGCGAGGGAACCAG ACGATGACCAACTTTGAGCCACTTCATAAGCTACAAGCACATAATAAATACATTCTCAAATGTCTTCTCTCACCTGAATTTTGTGATCCACACAG ATATCTGGCCACTGCATCAGCCGATCACACTGTAAAGATATGGAATGTTGATGGTTTTACTTTAGAGAAAACTTTGATAG GTCACCAACGCTGGGTGTGGGACTGTGTTTTCTCTGTAGATGGTGCATACCTTATAACAG CTTCTTCTGATGCGACAGCTAGACTCTGGTCCATGTCATCCGGTGAAGACATCAGGGTGTATCAAGGGCATCACAAGGCGACTGTTTGCTGTGCACTTCATGATGGAGCAGAACCCTCTTCATGTTGA